The Stieleria maiorica genome includes the window CCTCTCAGCCGGAGCGGTTGAGAAAGTGTCGAACCGTTGTCCCCAACTGTTCTCCCGTGCGAGCGCAGCGAACACCCCGGCGACGGCTCTCAGCCGGAACGGCTGGGGGGGAACAATTGGGACAATGGTTCTACAATGCTGTGAGCGCAGCGAAACACCGCGGAGCGTCTCAGCCGGAGCGGTTGAGAAAGTGTCGAACCGTTGTCCCCAACTGTTCTCCCGTGCGAGCGCAGCGAACACCCCGGCGACGGCTCTCAGCCGGAACGGCTGGGGGGGAACAATTGGGACAATGGTTCTACAATGCTGTGAGCGCAGCGAAACACCGCGGAGCGTCTCAGCCGGAGCGGTTGAGAAAGTGTCGAACCGTTGTCCCCAACTGTTCTCCCGTGCGAGCGCAGCGAACACCCCGGCGACGGCTCTCAGCCGGAACGGCTGGGGGGGAACAATTGGGACAATGGTTCTACAATGCTGTGAGCGCAGCGAAACACCCCCGGAGCGTCTCAGCCGCAGCGGCTGAGAAAGTGTCGAACCGTTGTCCCCAACTGTTCTCCCGTGCGAGCGCAGCGAAACACCCCCGGAGCGTCTCAGCCGCAGCGGCTGAGAAAGTGTCGAACCGTTGTCCCCAACTGTTCCTGCGTGCGAGCGCAGCGAACACCCCGGCGACGGCTCTCAGCCGGAGCGGCTGGGGGGGAACAATTGAGACAATGGTTCTACAATGCTGTGAGCGCAGCGAAACACCCCCGGAGCGTCTCAGCCGCAGCGGCTGAGAAAGTGTCGAACCGTTGTCCCCAACTGTTCCTGCGTGCGAGCGCAGCGAACACCTCGGAGGCGTCTCTCAGCCGGAACGGCTGGGGGGAACAATTGGGACAATGGTTCTACAATGCTGTGAGCGCAGCGAAACACCCCGGAGCGTCTCAGCCGCAGCGGTTGAGAAAGTGTCGAACCGTTGTCCCCAACTGTTCTCCCGTGCGAGCGCAGCGAACACCCCGGCGACGGCTCTCAGCCGGAACGGCTGGGGGGAACAATTGGGACAATGGTTCTACAATGCTGTGAGCGCAGCGAAACACCCCGGAGCGTCTCAGCCGCAGCGGTTGAGAAAGTGTCGAACCGTTGTCCCCAACTGTTCTCCCGTGCGAGCGCAGCGAACACCCCGGCGACGGCTCTCAGCCGGAACGGCTGGGGGGAACAATTGGGACAATGGTTCTACAATGCTGTGAGCGCAGCGAAACACCCCGGAGCGTCTCAGCCGCAGCGGTTGAGAAAGTGTCGAACCGTTGTCCCCAACTGTTCTCCCGTGCGAGCGCAGCGAACACCGCGGAGGCGCCTCTCAACCGGAGCGGCTGGGGGGAACAATTGGGACAATGGTTCTACACTGGCACTACGTTTGCTCTCACCTGAACCTGACCGACCGGTACGTCATCGGTCGCGCCTTTCAGAAACCCTTCAACATCCCCCATGAACTTAAAATCGAACCAAACGGTCACGACGCTGGCCACCGACCTGGACGGAACGTTGATCCCTGTCCGGCAGACGCCCGAGCAGCACGCGGCGGTCAAGCATCTGGGCAGTCTGGTCGTGGAACACTCGCTGCAATTAATCTTTGTCACGGGGCGATCGTTTGAGCTGACGTTTGAGGCGATCACGAAGTTCGACTTGCCACACCCGGCGTCGATCCTGTGCGATGTCGGGTCGACGATGTGGCATCGCAGTGACAACGGGACGTACGAACAAGATCTCGATTACCAGCAGGCGTTGTTGGATCGAATGGGCGGCTGGACGAACGCCGGAATCCAGACGGCGCTGTGCGAACGCGTCGAACGGCTGACGCCACAAAGCCCGAACCAGCAAACGCTTTTAAAGTGCAGTTTCGACTTTCCCCACGACGCGGTGGCGGAGGTGCGCGAACAGGTCGCGGCATGGATCGCGGACTTCGATTGCCCGCTCGCATTCACGATCAGCCGCGACCCGGAAACCGGCGAAGGATTGATGGACATCTTGCCGGTCGATGTGAACAAGGGCAGCGCGATCCAGTGGTGGGCGACGCGTCGATCAATCGACGCCGCGTCGATCGTATTTGCCGGGGATTCGGGGAACGACACCGCAGCGATGACGCGCGGTTTTCGAGCCGTCCTGGTGGGCAACGCCGACGAGCAATTGCGCGCCGAAACACGCGACGCGATGGCCGATCAACAATGGTTGTACCTGGCCGAAGGTCATGGCCCCGAAGGGGTGCGTGACGGGCTGATGTATCACCTGGAGCGTGAGGTACGGCAATCTTAAGCGCGAATCGCGTGCGAGGAAAACCTCGGGGCGCTCACGTAGCTACGCTCGCCAGAGCGTGGGAATCACAGTGGACACGACCGGCTCAGCGGTAGTGGACGACGCGAGGAGTCCCCGCAGTTCTCACTCCGAATGGACAGGTGGCCTCGTCCACGAGGCTGTTTCCCTAAACCCGGCAAGCGTCGTAGGTGGTAGCGGAATTTGCCACGAATTTCGGCTTTTTTCGTGTGAATTGCTGCGAGTCGAAAGCCTTGGCGACTTCCGCTACGGGCTGAGGGACAAAGCCTAGATCCGCTTCAGCCACAGCAACTCGTACGGCGCCAACACAACCGGTTCGGCGGTGCCGTATTCGACGTCGTTGAGCAGATTCTTGAAAAAGCGTCCCAGCCCGGCGGTCCGCAACCGATTGGCGTCCAAGGACTGTGGGTGTTCGGTGAAGTTGGCGACCACGACCACGTTGGATGCTTCGTTGGAGCGGACGTAACCGAGAAGATGCGGGTTGCCGGTCGGAAACAGCGTCATTTCCTGTCCGGCAAAGGCGAGCGAGCGTTTCCGGATCGCGATCATCGACTGCAGCGATCGGAAAATGCGACGACGGATCGAATCGCGTCCGGATTCGTCATCCAATTCTTCCAGGTACTCCCACTTCATCCGTGGCCGGTGAATCCAACGCGAATCGCCGGCCTTGGCCGGATCGGTGGTGAAGGAGTAATCGTTCAACATGCCCCACTCTTCGCCCATGTACAACAAGGGAATGCCGCCGATGCTGAGCGTGATGCCGTGCAGCAGCATCATCCGCCGGATGGCGAGTTCTTTGCCTTCCTCGTCTTCCTGTTCGATCGCCCGCTCCAGGCCGGCCAGCGACGCCATCGTGCCGGAGATCCGCATGTCACCGGTTTCGTGGTTGTGTTGAAAAGGCACGCCCCTGGCAAAGGATCCCTCGAACTGACCGGAGTAGAACTGGTTCAGGAAATTGCGATGGTCGAAGGCATTGATTCCGATCGACGCCGCGTCGCCGTCATCAAACGTCCAACCGATGTCATCGTGACAGCGCAAGTAGTTGACCCACGACGTTCCGTCGGGCAACTTAAATCGTCTGGCCAGCGTACGCACCAACAGATCGGTTCGCCGGGTTGCCAGCGATTCCCACAGCAGCGCCATCAAGGTCGGATTGTAGGAAACCTGGCACTCGTCTTTGTCGATGTACTTGACGACTTCATCGGGGTGCACGATCGCTTCGGATTTGAACACCAGCGCGGGGGCGGCGATTCGGACCAGACGGTTGAACGCGCGGATCACCAGGTGTGCTTGGGGCAAGTTTTCGCAACAGGTCCCCATCTGTTTCCAAATAAACGCGACCGCGTCCAGACGCAGAAAATCGACACCCAAGTTGGCGATGAACAGCATCTCGTCGAGCATCGCCCGAAACACGGCCGGATTGCTGTAGTTCAGGTCCCACTGAAAACTGTTGAACGTCGTCCAGACCCAGCGCCCCATGCCGTCGTGCCAAGTGAAGTTTCCTCGGCGGACGGTCGGAAAGATCTCGCGCAAGTTCCG containing:
- a CDS encoding HAD-IIB family hydrolase; amino-acid sequence: MNLKSNQTVTTLATDLDGTLIPVRQTPEQHAAVKHLGSLVVEHSLQLIFVTGRSFELTFEAITKFDLPHPASILCDVGSTMWHRSDNGTYEQDLDYQQALLDRMGGWTNAGIQTALCERVERLTPQSPNQQTLLKCSFDFPHDAVAEVREQVAAWIADFDCPLAFTISRDPETGEGLMDILPVDVNKGSAIQWWATRRSIDAASIVFAGDSGNDTAAMTRGFRAVLVGNADEQLRAETRDAMADQQWLYLAEGHGPEGVRDGLMYHLEREVRQS
- a CDS encoding alpha-amylase family glycosyl hydrolase, producing the protein MIGLIDYGRETQTELDELSFQADLSLERLNPRLEEVWERYSISEERQKIFQSRLREHWRPLFKQLHELYSGRYDFFYHLEQVLLTCALAFAQRSDELCEIDRHRLIEPNWFQSQKIVGGALYVDLFSDNLGRLREHVGYFKDLGLTYLHLMPLFAVRPGNNDGGYAISNYRTIAPSLGTVEDLKLLADDLREAGISLVLDFVFNHTSDDHEWAQRAQAGHREYQEFYYTFADREVPEQYERNLREIFPTVRRGNFTWHDGMGRWVWTTFNSFQWDLNYSNPAVFRAMLDEMLFIANLGVDFLRLDAVAFIWKQMGTCCENLPQAHLVIRAFNRLVRIAAPALVFKSEAIVHPDEVVKYIDKDECQVSYNPTLMALLWESLATRRTDLLVRTLARRFKLPDGTSWVNYLRCHDDIGWTFDDGDAASIGINAFDHRNFLNQFYSGQFEGSFARGVPFQHNHETGDMRISGTMASLAGLERAIEQEDEEGKELAIRRMMLLHGITLSIGGIPLLYMGEEWGMLNDYSFTTDPAKAGDSRWIHRPRMKWEYLEELDDESGRDSIRRRIFRSLQSMIAIRKRSLAFAGQEMTLFPTGNPHLLGYVRSNEASNVVVVANFTEHPQSLDANRLRTAGLGRFFKNLLNDVEYGTAEPVVLAPYELLWLKRI